One stretch of Macaca nemestrina isolate mMacNem1 chromosome 17, mMacNem.hap1, whole genome shotgun sequence DNA includes these proteins:
- the LOC105472208 gene encoding keratin, type I cytoskeletal 24: protein MSRSTRVSSSRAGGSSSARVSAAGSSFSGGSRCGLGGSSARGFRGGTGGCGLSGGSSSAFRGSFGGGFGSCSVGGGFGGASGSGAGFGGGSSFGGVSGFGRGSGFCGSSGFSSGGFYSYGGGMGGGVGNGGLFSGGEKQTMQNLNDRLANYLDKVRALEEANTDLENKIKEWYDKYGPGSGDGGSGRDYSKYYSIIEELRNQNIAATVENAGIILQIDNARLAADDFRLKYENELCLRQTVEADINGLRKVLDDLTMTRSDLEMQIESLTEELAYLKKNHEEEMKSMQGSSGGEVTVEMNAAPGTDLTKLLNDMRAQYEELAEQNRREAEEQFNKQSASLQAQISTDAGAASSAKNEITELKRTLQALEIELQSQLAMKSSLEGTLADTEAGYVAQLSEIQTQVSALEEEICQIRGETKCQNAEYEQLLDIKTRLEMEIETYRRLLDGEGGGSSFAEFDGRNSGSTNMGSRDLVSGDSRSGSCSGQGRDSSKTRVTKTIIEELVDGKVVSSQVSSVSEVQVK, encoded by the exons ATGTCTCGCTCGACTCGTGTCTCCTCCTCCAGGGCTGGAGGCAGCAGCTCAGCCAGGGTGTCTGCTGCTGGAAGCAGCTTCAGTGGTGGAAGCAGATGTGGTCTGGGGGGCAGCTCGGCCCGGGGCTTCCGAGGAGGAACCGGCGGCTGTGGCCTGAGTGGGGGGTCTAGCAGTGCTTTCAGGGGCAGCTTTGGAGGGGGCTTTGGTAGCTGCTCAGTAGGGGGTGGTTTTGGGGGAGCTTCAGGCTCTGGGGCAGGATTTGGTGGGGGTTCTAGCTTTGGCGGGGTCTCTGGATTTGGCAGGGGTTCTGGATTCTGTGGGAGTTCTGGATTCAGCAGTGGAGGCTTCTACAGCTATGGTGGTGGTATGGGAGGTGGTGTTGGCAATGGGGGGCTTTTCTCTGGAGGGGAAAAGCAAACCATGCAGAACCTCAATGACCGCTTGGCCAATTACCTAGACAAGGTCAGAGCCCTGGAGGAGGCTAACACTGATCTGGAGAACAAAATCAAGGAGTGGTATGACAAATACGGGCCTGGGTCTGGAGATGGTGGATCTGGAAGAGATTATAGCAAATACTATTCAATAATTGAAGAGCTCAGAAACCAG AACATTGCTGCCACTGTTGAAAATGCTGGGATCATTTTGCAGATTGACAATGCCAGATTGGCTGCTGATGACTTCAGATTGAA GTATGAGAACGAGCTGTGTCTCCGGCAGACCGTGGAGGCTGACATCAATGGCCTGCGGAAAGTCCTGGATGACCTGACTATGACCCGCTCTGACCTGGAGATGCAGATTGAGAGTCTCACCGAGGAGCTGGCCTACCTGAAGAAGAACCACGAGGAG GAAATGAAGAGTATGCAAGGAAGCTCTGGAGGGGAGGTGACTGTAGAAATGAATGCTGCTCCGGGGACCGACCTGACCAAATTACTGAATGACATGAGGGCGCAGTACGAGGAGCTGGCTGAGCAAAACCGCCGAGAAGCTGAGGAGCAGTTCAATAAGCAG aGTGCATCACTACAAGCACAAATCTCCACTGATGCTGGGGCAGCCAGTTCTGCCAAGAATGAGATAACAGAACTGAAACGTACCCTGCAAGCCCTGGAAATTGAGCTTCAGTCCCAACTGGCCATG AAAAGCTCCCTGGAAGGAACCCTGGCTGACACAGAAGCTGGCTACGTGGCTCAGCTGTCAGAAATTCAAACACAGGTCAGTGCCCTGGAGGAGGAGATCTGCCAGATCCGGGGTGAGACTAAATGCCAGAACGCAGAGTACGAGCAACTGCTGGACATCAAGACACGCCTGGAGATGGAGATCGAGACCTACCGCCGCCTGCTCGATGGAGAGGGAGG tggTTCTAGTTTTGCAGAATTTGATGGTAGAAACTCAGGATCCACAAACATGGGATCCAGGGATCTGGTATCTGGTGACTCAAGATCTGGAAGTTGTTCTGGTCAAGGACGAG ATTCAAGCAAGACTAGAGTGACTAAGACCATCATAGAGGAGTTGGTGGATGGCAAGGTTGTCTCGTCTCAAGTCAGCAGTGTTTCTGAGGTGCAAGTTAAATAA